The window ATAGGCCTCATTGAAGtggccactaaaattgttaactcctaCCTTGTGGAAGAGCAGCTGCCAACAATACAGCTATAGTGTGTCCCCAACCGAAAAAGAACTCCCTTGAtcaggacaagcttgaaaactaccaactagtctctaaggggcccttttagaaaggcatgctgaaaaatgcctgcggtagtgtagatgcatgttttggccgtgcacagaatcatttttcagcgcacctgtaaaaaaatgtcttggtaaaagttttgccgaaaatagccatgcgacaaaatgaaaattgccatgcgttcattttgggtctgagatcttaccaccagccattcacCTAGCCATTGTCACGATCTCTGGCTTCTCTGACACTGGGATAAACGGTACAGGAACAAGCTAGACTGAAGCAGAGTTAGggttcagaggggaaaggaataaacatgagaggcaaggcagaataccaggctaggactcacagacaaatAACACAACACTAGGCAGAAAATAGTCAGACTAAGGAACAGGGACTGAAAGCTGTCAAGCAGTCACTAGGAGAGATGCAATCAATATGCtaaaagctaaactacacacagactgaaCAGGAACCAGGCATGGCAAACAGACAAGAAATAAGACTATGAAGTAATACAACTTAAGCTAACCAACACAGACTGAACAAGAACCAGACAAGGAATTCAGACAAGAAgctaaactaggcagaagtgcaacagagcacaccaacTCACCCAGAGAcctttggcaatgcaaaggcaaagtagcaaagcccacaggtgcttaataaagaccaTCACCTGCTGAGGAATCCCATCATCAGCTGCAGGAATCCCAAGACAAGTATGGGTGCTGCTTATGGACAAACAAGGTAAGCAATTCTGGCAGACAGGAAGATCCGGCCCGGACTGGCCTCTGACACAGGCTTGGGAAACAGCAACAGCTAGTCTATAGCAGTCACTggtactggccaccagagggcgaggggaccacaaaccaggaaaacagtcacaatcaTGACAGccataaggtctcacgcggtaactgggcggtagcgGTCTATGCGCgtaaaatgccaattaatgcctgattaccgcctgcgcgccagaaaataaagatACTTTCCAGTGCAGGTAGCGGActtgcgtcaaaaatgaaactaccacaagGGCAACGcaatagctgggcggtaactcaaaattgacgcgcgttgggtgtgtgtaggcgcctctacgtggcttagtaaaagggccccttacttttcTAAAAGTTGGAAATTGAATTAACAGCTGATTATGGGAAGAATGAGGCCTTTGATCAACTTATAGATGGATCAAGTCTGATAAATATGGTTGTGCAGCACCATAGAAAATTTTAAAGATCAGTGAACGGAGTTTAAATTGTACCCCAGCCTTGAGtgtaagccaatgaagtttaagaAGTAAAGGGGAAATTACATCAAATTTGTGAGCTGAATATATCATTGTTTCCCACTCCATTACAATAGCATTAGAGTGACAGAATGAGACTTGTCAGAGAAAAAAGCTTCAGCTTATTATACTGTGAAAATGAAAAACATAAAAGTTTTACCCAGTTAGGGGAAGTATTTAGAGCTTGTGGTGACAGTAACCCCTCTTGTTAAGGTCTAGGATTGGGATGATCTCAGTCATGCAGATGCTGGGAAAATATCCAGGAATTTGTCATGCCAGTCCTCAGAATTAACTATGTAAAGATAACAGATAGCAACAGCCATAATATGAGTCACTTTGCTGAGAGCTAACACGTCAGCAGTCAGAAGGAACCCAGTCATAATCTACACAGCAACTTGTGTTAATGAAGGGCTCATGAATGGTCCATGCTCACATGAGCTGTGGCTGTCCCAGGTTGGTGCAGATGCAGATATTCTCATGGTCTAATTTTagcatctttctctcttcccagATGTTTTCTAGATTGCTGATGATTGAGCGGAAACCGATCTTTCACTTTCCTCCCAGGATAAATATTGTGAAACATATCCCTTCCACCACTCAGCCCCCTGAGGAAGTGAAGATGCTGAAGGAGCTGATAGCATGGCCAGAACCCAAGGGGACACCAAGTTTTAATTCATCCACTAGTCCTCAGAACTGTGATTATCGGATCCTGAAACCCAGAGCCAACTATTTTGTTGGAGAGACCCTGGAGCTGCTGCTAACCGCAAGAGACCATCGGAAGAGGCCAAAGATCTATGGAGGAGATTTTTTCCAGGCCAAGCTCCATTCCCCGAGACTGAAAGCTGGTGTGACGGGGTCTGTGAAAGACCACCAGAATGGGACATATACTGTCACCTTTCTGATGCTCTGGCCTGGGGACACAGAGGTCTCTATCCATCTTATATACTCTAGTGAGGCCATCCAGATACTCAAGAGACTCAGGGAAACCAGGCCAGACAAAGTCTACTTTCTTGGATATTTTCAGACCACGGGAAAGCAGGAAATCACAGAATGTAACATGTGCAAGTTAAATGGGTCACTGTGTGAGTTCATAGACCCTGGTACTGGAGAAAAGTGGTACTGCATGAAACCCAAAGAACTTCCCTGCAGCTCCTGGGTTCACCACTCAAAAGGAGGAATGAGGATAGTCACAAGCAAAGAGGATGATGATTTTTTAGACAGGTAAATTACTATAAATATCATGTATTTGTGTGTatggggggaaagggagagatcTTGGTTATTAAGCTTGCAACAGTTTTAGGATTCTGTTCTGCTAGTGTTGTGGACCGTGATTAAAAATGCTCAAAATAGAGGGTGACCAATTCAGGGAATTAAAGACATATTTCAGCAAGGTTCACACAACTGTCAGGTCCATAGGTCCCCACTTCAGATATCAGGTAATAGTTCTGAGCTTGCTACTTTGAGTCTGGACCTCATTCTGGTGGATCTACTTCTGTGTTCTGTGGCATGCTATCTCCGTGCAGTTGGTaaccagcaaaatcaaaatttctttattgcttgatataccacctaaggCAAATTCCATCCAAATGGTTTACAATAATTCTaaatgaaaatagaaaattacatcagagagATAGAACATGAACTAGGAGGAATAAAGACAGGGAGGGGACATAATTGGGTTCCTGCAGGCAAAAGTACCCAATCACATGATGATGCTTGTATGGTAGACTAGGTAGAGGATTCATGGAGAAGATCCATATGTTTGTCTAAAAAAATAGGCCTTAAGGGCTACTTTAAATTCCAAAGTAGATTGCAAAGTTCGAAGTTGTAGAGAATTCCATAGGGTGGGCCCAAAAACAGAGAGCATGGTTTTCTGAAACTAGTGGTATCACATGGGGAGTAGGAACGGTGAGAAGGTACTGTGCTAGAGCATAACTTCTGGGCAGGAAGGTAGGGTAATAGGTATTATAACAGGATAGGAGGTTGACCAAAAGTAAGAGTCTTATAGATCAAAAGTAAAATTTTGTAACAAATCCAAACCTGTATGGGAAGCCAATGTTAGTGCTATAATAAAGGGGTGATGTGATCATATATCCAACCACCTAGGATTGGCCTACCTAGGATTCCGACCACCTAGGATTGGACACCTAGCATTCCAACCACCTAGGATTGGACCACCTCAAAGAGAACTAAGGTAATTACAGCTCATTCAAAATACATCAGCATTTCAGTAATCGACATTTGTCAAAACTAACACTTGGGTCAAAGTACTGAGCGCATCAGCCTTCAGGAACGGACTATCTTAAATACTGAAATGGaaaatccagcaattctcttttacAGGTTGGAGCTGAACTAGTGAAGTTGTCAGCAGTCAGAATACTTCCTCTGCTCCCAAGCAGTAAGTAGTCATCAAAGTCTCAAGCAGAATTGCTGAGAGTATCTCGTATTAATAGGGATCTGCTTTCTCCACATCCACTCCAGTAGATGAGTTTTTGGTACAATCCGGGAAATGATATTCCACCCTCTTCATGCATCTTCTTCTTTCTAGACACCAAATAGCTGATAGCTCTTCTAGTGCTTCCACAAAAACAGGATGATCCATGGGTACAGACTAATAGCAAGGATCCTGCTTCTCCTTGATATAGTCTAACCCAGTTCTCTTTCATATTTTTTATCAACAAGATTAGTACATATGGGGTATCTCATCTTCCACCAACCAAGTGACCACCTCTCACTCCATTTGACTTTATTAACTCCTGTTTGTAAGACTGTCCTGGCTCTAGTCAGCGAGTTTCATCCAAGACCTGATGCTCTTGTGATAGAGGATCATATGAGGCTCAGAATTGCACATGCAGTAGCTGTGTCAAGGCCAATCTGAGGGTATCTGATGCCCTAGGCAAGCCTTCATCcatgtgtacccccccccccccaccctcatagTCCAGCAACTTCCCTTCCCTCACCAACAAcgtgtagaggggcatcaacacctcctttcttatgTTGGTTAtaaccctctctatgcagcctagcatccttctggccatagcCATCGCCTTCTCACATTGTTtttttcaccttcatatcctctgacaccaacaccccaaggtctctctcctgagtcgagcttactaatctctcccctcctatctggtatctctcttttgggtttctgcaccccaagtacatcactctacacttcttggcattaaattttaactgtcggactctcaaccattcttctaatttttggagatcccttcctaccaccgacattagacttaccggtctgtagtttcccacttcttccctgtctccacttttgtgaagagggaccacatctactcatttccaatctcgcggaacctctcccgtctctaaatatctattaaataaatctttaagaggtcccgtcaGGACCTCTTTGAGCTCCcacagtatcctgggatgtataccatgtAAGCATATATAAGCATGTGTGTGCCGATTGTctgcctaaatgctattctgtaaacacatgtgtaactacaggagtggaggagttgtctagtggttagagcaccagtcttgacatcccaaagtgcctggttcaaatcccactgttgcttcttgtgatcttaggcaagtcacttaacccttcattgcttcagatacaaaattcagatacaccgatccaacttaaatgcctgatctctgcaacacaacaaaagtaaagaacgtaatggacataactcaactcttccgct is drawn from Microcaecilia unicolor chromosome 14, aMicUni1.1, whole genome shotgun sequence and contains these coding sequences:
- the LOC115458365 gene encoding NXPE family member 3-like isoform X2; protein product: MGLLPRWNFKCFAFLVFLVFLTEMFSRLLMIERKPIFHFPPRINIVKHIPSTTQPPEEVKMLKELIAWPEPKGTPSFNSSTSPQNCDYRILKPRANYFVGETLELLLTARDHRKRPKIYGGDFFQAKLHSPRLKAGVTGSVKDHQNGTYTVTFLMLWPGDTEVSIHLIYSSEAIQILKRLRETRPDKVYFLGYFQTTGKQEITECNMCKLNGSLCEFIDPGTGEKWYCMKPKELPCSSWVHHSKGGMRIVTSKEDDDFLDSKMTYQELPGRIPAIHVLAGNSSQALKRIDLHVPLKTGPLLATDPENNYLIQWRAHGTPLRMDKSMVADLHYMANDIDRIGGGPHTVIVFTIGVHFTFLPVDMYIRRIQIICRAVVALLQRSPQTTVIIKSANTGRKRVDANDWLSLQLDIILRRMFSGLTVAIVDTWQMTSCHYLPDNIHPERIIIQNEIDILLSFICPR